The proteins below are encoded in one region of Parvicella tangerina:
- a CDS encoding helix-turn-helix domain-containing protein, with amino-acid sequence MEWEYQEVKPKGTLSEYIECIWWENFHEGSKSQRHHYLVPDKSIELIFTSSTIQRFKQEQKKATQNKSQVCGIRTIPQICVLNESPIIGVRFLPRTFYSLCQVDIRNTVDNCLVPSEIFGESIITLEQDIYKSPSQNNRIKLIENYFENYIEKNSKERDPHFEELISLIEQSKGLSLISDLAQKVELSLKTTERKFKQKLGVTPKMYSRLVRFTSYFMKNATSGEYIGRFDFYDQAHFIKEVKNFTGLSPEKLNAMKLGIQDKIFRKNSY; translated from the coding sequence ATGGAATGGGAATATCAAGAAGTAAAACCGAAAGGCACTTTATCTGAATACATTGAGTGCATCTGGTGGGAGAACTTTCATGAAGGAAGTAAGAGTCAAAGACATCACTATCTGGTTCCAGATAAATCAATCGAACTGATATTTACCTCTTCGACTATTCAAAGATTTAAGCAAGAGCAAAAAAAAGCGACACAAAATAAAAGTCAGGTCTGTGGCATACGAACAATACCCCAAATATGTGTCCTTAATGAAAGTCCTATCATTGGCGTTCGGTTTTTGCCTCGAACCTTTTATAGTTTATGTCAAGTTGACATCAGAAATACTGTTGACAACTGTTTAGTTCCTTCTGAGATATTCGGTGAATCAATAATTACCTTGGAGCAAGACATCTACAAATCACCATCTCAAAACAACCGTATTAAATTAATTGAAAATTACTTCGAAAATTACATTGAAAAGAACTCAAAAGAAAGAGACCCTCATTTTGAAGAACTAATTAGTCTTATAGAACAATCAAAAGGTTTGTCTTTGATTAGTGACCTTGCCCAGAAAGTTGAACTTTCACTCAAAACTACTGAGAGGAAGTTTAAGCAGAAATTGGGTGTTACACCTAAAATGTATTCAAGACTGGTAAGATTTACCTCTTATTTCATGAAAAACGCCACTTCAGGGGAATATATAGGAAGATTTGACTTTTATGACCAAGCTCATTTCATCAAAGAGGTGAAAAACTTTACTGGTTTAAGCCCAGAAAAATTAAACGCTATGAAGTTGGGTATCCAAGATAAGATTTTCCGCAAAAATTCGTATTGA
- the uvrA gene encoding excinuclease ABC subunit UvrA encodes MSKKDVSYKTHILVQGAKVHNLKNVDVAFPRNKMTVVTGMSGSGKSSLAFDTLYAEGQRRYVESLSSYARQFLGRLEKPDVQSIKGISPAIAIEQKVNSSNPRSTVGTSTEIYDFLKLMYARIGKTISPISGKEVTKDNTQTALEYLFQFEDGLKGLVIAPIRIPNGRTAQKQLELFSDQGFRRIYLDEQIVEIANADPALIEGNRIHLIIDRIKTSQEKDNISRIAESIESAFLEGNGSCQLVIFDSKTNPSTQTFSNLFELDGMKFEEPSLDFFAFNNPVGACPTCEGFGRVMGIDHDLVIPNKNISIYDDAIACWRGESMSMWKNELVMNADEFDFPIHRPYIDLTDEQKELLWTGNKYFSGLNAFFKYLESKTYKIQYRVMLSRYRGRTECPDCKGSKLRKDAHYVKIGGKSIAEVAAMSIDECIVFFEGLSFTENEQVVAKRIITEVKARLNYLSDVGLGYLTLNRLSNSLSGGESQRINLATSIGSSLVGSMYILDEPSIGLHPRDTHRLLKVLKSLRDLGNTVIIVEHEEEVMREADEIIDMGPMAGTHGGEVVFQGVHSDLIEEQNSLTAKYLTGREKIETPTQRRKWKNSFLVAGARQNNLKNIDVKFPLEVLTVVTGVSGSGKSTLVRQILYPALKKNYGGTSLKTGECDNLSGDFARIEEVEFVDQNPIGKSSRSNPVTYVKAFDDIRALFADQQLSTINGFKPKHFSFNVEGGRCDACEGEGEIKVSMQFMADVLLTCEQCNGKRFKDEVLEVKFQEKSIYDVLTMTIEDALEFFGQHADNKFCKKIVEKLTPLLDVGLGYVQLGQSSNTLSGGEAQRIKLASFLSKKNAQKKTLFIFDEPTTGLHFHDIKKLLKALNALIEIGHSVLVIEHNAEVIKCADWVIDLGPEGGKEGGNIVFEGTPENLIKCKASYTGQFLKGKI; translated from the coding sequence ATGAGCAAAAAAGACGTTTCATACAAAACGCACATCTTAGTGCAAGGTGCCAAGGTGCACAACCTGAAGAATGTAGATGTAGCCTTTCCGAGGAATAAAATGACCGTAGTGACTGGGATGTCTGGAAGCGGCAAATCATCCTTAGCGTTTGACACCCTTTACGCAGAAGGGCAAAGAAGGTATGTGGAGAGTCTTAGTTCTTATGCTCGTCAATTCTTAGGTAGATTGGAGAAACCCGATGTTCAAAGTATCAAAGGTATTTCGCCCGCCATTGCGATTGAGCAAAAGGTCAATTCTTCTAACCCCAGATCAACTGTTGGGACGAGTACGGAGATCTATGATTTCTTAAAACTGATGTACGCCAGAATTGGTAAGACCATCTCTCCTATTTCTGGAAAAGAAGTAACTAAAGACAACACCCAAACCGCTTTGGAGTACCTGTTTCAGTTTGAAGATGGCTTAAAAGGATTGGTCATTGCCCCAATTAGAATACCGAATGGAAGAACAGCACAGAAACAACTCGAGTTGTTTTCAGATCAAGGGTTTAGGAGAATCTATCTCGATGAACAGATCGTTGAAATAGCAAATGCTGATCCCGCACTCATTGAAGGCAATCGCATCCACTTGATCATTGACCGAATCAAGACCTCTCAGGAAAAAGATAATATCAGTCGAATTGCGGAAAGTATTGAATCAGCGTTCTTAGAGGGAAATGGCTCTTGTCAATTGGTGATCTTTGATAGTAAGACCAATCCCTCCACACAAACCTTTTCTAACTTGTTTGAGTTGGATGGGATGAAGTTTGAAGAGCCCTCACTCGATTTCTTTGCATTCAATAACCCTGTTGGTGCTTGTCCGACTTGTGAAGGATTTGGACGCGTTATGGGTATTGACCATGATTTAGTTATTCCGAACAAGAACATCTCGATCTATGATGACGCCATTGCCTGTTGGCGAGGAGAAAGCATGTCGATGTGGAAAAATGAACTGGTGATGAATGCGGATGAATTTGATTTTCCAATTCACCGTCCCTATATTGACCTTACCGATGAGCAGAAAGAATTGCTTTGGACGGGGAACAAATACTTTAGCGGTTTAAACGCCTTCTTTAAGTACTTAGAATCCAAAACCTATAAGATTCAGTACCGCGTGATGCTGAGCAGATATAGAGGACGAACTGAATGTCCGGATTGTAAGGGTAGTAAACTACGAAAGGACGCTCATTATGTAAAGATAGGCGGCAAATCTATTGCAGAGGTGGCGGCCATGAGCATTGATGAGTGCATTGTTTTCTTTGAAGGATTATCGTTTACAGAAAATGAACAGGTTGTAGCCAAGCGAATCATTACCGAAGTAAAGGCCCGACTGAACTATTTGAGTGATGTAGGTTTGGGGTATCTTACCTTAAACCGACTATCTAATTCACTATCTGGAGGAGAGTCTCAGCGAATAAACTTAGCCACCAGTATTGGAAGCAGTTTGGTGGGGTCTATGTACATTTTGGACGAGCCCTCTATTGGTCTTCATCCTAGAGATACGCACCGTTTATTGAAGGTTTTAAAATCATTGAGAGACTTAGGAAATACCGTGATCATTGTGGAGCACGAGGAAGAAGTGATGCGGGAAGCCGATGAGATTATTGACATGGGCCCTATGGCTGGGACTCATGGAGGAGAAGTGGTTTTTCAGGGAGTACACAGTGATTTAATTGAAGAGCAAAATAGTCTTACCGCTAAATATCTCACGGGTAGAGAAAAAATTGAAACGCCTACGCAAAGAAGAAAATGGAAAAACAGTTTTCTTGTAGCAGGAGCACGGCAGAATAACCTCAAGAACATTGATGTAAAGTTTCCATTAGAAGTACTAACGGTGGTTACTGGAGTAAGTGGAAGTGGTAAATCTACTTTGGTGAGGCAAATCCTCTACCCTGCTTTGAAAAAGAATTATGGAGGAACCAGTCTGAAAACGGGTGAGTGCGATAATTTATCGGGAGATTTTGCGCGTATTGAAGAAGTAGAGTTTGTTGATCAGAATCCTATTGGAAAAAGTAGCCGAAGTAATCCTGTGACTTATGTAAAAGCCTTTGATGACATCAGAGCGTTATTTGCCGATCAGCAATTATCTACCATCAACGGATTCAAGCCCAAGCACTTTAGTTTTAATGTAGAAGGAGGACGTTGTGATGCTTGTGAAGGAGAAGGCGAGATCAAAGTGTCTATGCAGTTTATGGCTGATGTATTGTTGACCTGTGAACAGTGTAACGGAAAACGTTTTAAAGATGAAGTGCTGGAAGTGAAGTTTCAGGAAAAGTCTATCTATGACGTTTTGACCATGACGATTGAAGATGCGCTGGAATTCTTTGGACAACATGCCGATAATAAATTCTGTAAGAAGATTGTGGAGAAGTTAACTCCGCTACTAGATGTAGGCTTGGGTTATGTGCAGTTAGGACAATCGTCCAATACCCTATCAGGTGGTGAAGCACAACGAATCAAACTTGCTTCTTTCTTATCTAAGAAGAACGCACAAAAGAAGACGTTATTCATTTTTGATGAGCCCACAACGGGTCTGCACTTTCATGATATAAAGAAACTCTTAAAAGCTTTGAATGCGTTGATCGAAATTGGTCACAGCGTTCTTGTGATTGAGCACAATGCCGAAGTTATCAAATGTGCCGACTGGGTCATTGATCTTGGTCCGGAAGGCGGAAAAGAAGGCGGGAACATTGTTTTTGAGGGAACTCCAGAAAACTTAATTAAGTGTAAAGCTTCTTATACTGGTCAGTTCTTGAAGGGGAAGATTTAG
- a CDS encoding ABC transporter permease, giving the protein MKEEQQNNMWNDAWRKLKKNTPAMIGLGIIVFTAIIALLGANIRMDTSEDCDDQIPPISEIRPGTVVKHILVRRNENVEEVGFFGKLLAGGERLPHKKFPYLSYQFDGINIVFEEFMDTSRALHYEPAYQAKPLPDVLYPLDIAKDIKFKEIQDGQFEIYLLDGSTIVKSVDEMQQEVKENNLIELTYYLGTDSHGRDLLSRLMAGARISLSVGFISVLISLVIGVVLGAIAGFYRGWVDEAIMLLINVIWSIPALLLIISITLILGKGFTSVFIGVGLVMWVDLARLVRGQVLSIREKEYIEAGKALGFKDSRIIFRHVFPNIIGPVIVQSANNFVAAILIEAGLSWLGIGTQIPTPSWGGILTVHADYIDNLDSAFLAILPGLCIVILVFAFMLFGNGLRDAFDTKGIDANI; this is encoded by the coding sequence TTGAAGGAAGAGCAGCAAAATAACATGTGGAATGATGCCTGGAGGAAGCTCAAAAAGAATACTCCGGCCATGATCGGCTTAGGCATCATCGTTTTTACTGCCATCATTGCCTTATTAGGGGCAAATATTCGTATGGACACTTCGGAAGATTGTGATGATCAAATCCCTCCCATTTCAGAGATCAGACCTGGAACGGTAGTCAAACACATACTGGTTAGAAGAAATGAAAACGTAGAAGAAGTAGGATTCTTTGGCAAACTGCTGGCTGGAGGAGAACGTCTTCCGCACAAGAAGTTTCCGTATTTGAGTTATCAGTTCGATGGTATTAACATCGTGTTTGAGGAATTCATGGATACGAGCCGTGCCTTGCATTACGAGCCCGCTTATCAGGCTAAACCATTGCCCGATGTATTATATCCACTTGACATTGCCAAGGACATCAAGTTTAAAGAGATTCAGGATGGCCAATTTGAGATTTATCTGTTGGATGGCAGTACAATTGTTAAAAGTGTAGATGAAATGCAACAGGAGGTTAAAGAGAATAACCTCATTGAGTTGACCTACTATTTAGGAACGGACTCTCATGGAAGAGATTTACTGAGCAGATTGATGGCAGGTGCTAGAATCTCCCTATCTGTTGGCTTCATCTCGGTATTGATCTCTTTGGTTATCGGGGTGGTCCTTGGAGCTATTGCAGGTTTTTATCGAGGATGGGTGGATGAGGCGATTATGTTGCTGATCAACGTGATCTGGTCTATACCAGCTTTACTGCTGATTATTTCCATCACGTTAATATTAGGCAAAGGATTTACTTCCGTCTTTATTGGTGTTGGTTTAGTGATGTGGGTGGATCTTGCAAGGTTGGTGCGAGGTCAGGTATTGAGTATCAGAGAAAAGGAATACATTGAAGCTGGGAAGGCACTTGGTTTTAAAGACTCCAGAATTATTTTCAGGCACGTGTTTCCTAACATTATTGGTCCAGTGATTGTGCAATCTGCAAATAACTTTGTGGCCGCAATTCTTATTGAAGCTGGGCTAAGCTGGTTGGGCATCGGTACGCAAATCCCAACACCATCATGGGGAGGAATTCTTACCGTTCATGCCGACTACATTGACAATTTAGACTCAGCATTTTTAGCCATTCTGCCTGGTCTATGTATCGTGATCTTGGTGTTTGCCTTCATGTTGTTTGGCAACGGTTTAAGAGATGCCTTTGACACAAAAGGAATTGATGCGAACATTTAG
- a CDS encoding glycosyltransferase codes for MIVLIIPGIGFIGLLGKGKTESGNIKISVVIPFRDEANSANKLCRSINQLDYPRDWFEVILVDDASTDDTLALLGDLDKSIDHTVIQLAEQSGKKAALSQAIAEAKYDYILTVDADCELPKDLLRQVQPQADVSLGVALKTTNSWRIIENIQEAESLLLAGITLGSANMEVPMLATGANLAYRKSVFQETIPYHGNMHIPSGDDMFLLKAALDHEVVIHPRIGKPVTTHCEVSWNAYLEQSARWSGKNKAVGLPQASLAAWLVLIANLLLPLSLITHFSSGWIILFIKFVVDFLFLFLGATYYERFKVLLFAPLVFWFYPIHLLRVVIKILQNTGKRNND; via the coding sequence GTGATTGTTTTAATCATTCCGGGTATTGGATTTATTGGTTTATTGGGGAAGGGAAAAACCGAAAGCGGCAATATTAAGATCAGCGTGGTCATTCCCTTTAGAGACGAAGCCAATTCCGCCAACAAACTCTGTCGTTCCATCAATCAGTTGGACTACCCGAGAGATTGGTTTGAGGTGATCCTCGTTGATGATGCGAGTACAGATGACACGCTTGCCCTACTTGGTGACCTCGACAAAAGCATTGACCATACGGTGATTCAACTCGCTGAACAATCCGGAAAAAAAGCCGCTCTATCACAAGCCATTGCTGAAGCTAAATACGATTATATACTGACGGTAGACGCTGACTGTGAACTCCCGAAAGACTTACTGAGACAAGTACAACCACAAGCAGATGTATCCCTTGGTGTTGCGCTAAAAACGACCAATAGCTGGCGTATCATTGAGAATATTCAGGAAGCCGAAAGTTTACTTTTGGCAGGTATTACCTTAGGATCGGCAAATATGGAAGTGCCTATGCTTGCCACAGGAGCCAATCTGGCTTATCGAAAATCCGTTTTTCAGGAGACCATTCCCTATCACGGGAATATGCACATTCCATCAGGAGATGATATGTTTTTGCTCAAAGCAGCACTTGATCATGAAGTGGTGATCCATCCGAGGATAGGAAAACCCGTCACTACCCATTGTGAGGTTAGCTGGAACGCATATCTTGAGCAGTCTGCCCGATGGTCCGGTAAAAATAAGGCTGTAGGATTACCACAAGCAAGTTTGGCTGCATGGCTTGTACTCATTGCTAACCTTTTGCTTCCATTATCGTTGATCACTCATTTTTCATCGGGTTGGATTATCCTATTTATAAAATTTGTCGTTGATTTTTTATTCTTATTTTTGGGCGCAACGTACTATGAACGTTTTAAGGTGCTATTATTTGCTCCACTTGTTTTTTGGTTCTATCCGATTCATTTATTACGAGTTGTGATCAAGATTCTACAGAACACGGGAAAAAGAAATAACGATTGA
- a CDS encoding lysylphosphatidylglycerol synthase transmembrane domain-containing protein — protein MVIKLSNIKNNKLYQPLVFAVKLIIFALAIYYLYTQFTHRNLDNLGDLVSEHLFQTQGILLFTGLVLLQFVNYGLENLKWRQTLPLLKESTFLRTQKAVYAGNAVAILTPDRLGTFIGRFTYIKEIPKTTITFSTFVGNYAQLVTTLLFALIGLILSWNFAIGFHYPEQLPINTLIIVMTIVCCMALFIFYQQKVLLELLRKLKWKYLNNLITKLEFLGDLTELRLHTILGIAILRYLVFIAQFHVALTLFGAEPELIWTAAFCGVLYLFSTLIPSPFMGNLGTREAIAVFLVIPFGLEETVIIASLFIWLINVVLPSIIGGIILLKK, from the coding sequence GTGGTAATTAAGCTTTCAAACATTAAGAATAATAAGCTATATCAACCGCTAGTATTTGCTGTAAAGCTAATCATTTTCGCATTAGCAATTTACTACCTCTACACGCAGTTTACACATCGAAATCTGGATAATCTAGGCGATTTGGTCAGTGAGCATTTATTCCAAACGCAAGGTATTTTACTTTTCACAGGTCTCGTTCTGCTTCAATTCGTCAACTACGGTTTAGAAAATCTCAAATGGAGACAAACCCTTCCGCTATTGAAAGAAAGTACATTTCTAAGAACTCAAAAAGCCGTTTATGCAGGTAATGCCGTAGCCATTCTAACCCCAGACCGACTGGGCACCTTTATTGGTCGCTTTACCTACATCAAGGAGATTCCAAAAACTACGATTACTTTCTCTACGTTTGTTGGCAACTACGCTCAATTGGTAACCACATTACTATTCGCACTGATCGGGTTAATTCTTTCCTGGAACTTTGCAATCGGTTTTCACTACCCTGAACAACTACCCATAAACACCCTTATCATTGTTATGACGATAGTTTGCTGTATGGCTTTATTTATTTTCTATCAGCAAAAAGTGCTCCTCGAACTGCTCAGAAAGCTGAAGTGGAAGTACTTGAACAACCTCATTACCAAACTGGAGTTCTTGGGAGACCTTACCGAATTGAGACTACATACCATTTTAGGTATTGCCATCCTTAGGTACTTGGTTTTTATTGCTCAGTTTCATGTGGCATTAACCCTTTTTGGTGCAGAACCAGAGTTGATCTGGACGGCTGCATTTTGCGGTGTTCTTTATCTGTTTTCAACGCTTATTCCATCGCCTTTTATGGGGAACCTTGGAACGCGTGAAGCCATAGCCGTTTTCTTAGTGATTCCCTTTGGACTTGAGGAAACGGTCATTATTGCTTCCCTTTTTATCTGGTTAATTAATGTTGTACTACCCTCCATCATTGGCGGGATCATTTTATTAAAGAAGTAA
- the ruvC gene encoding crossover junction endodeoxyribonuclease RuvC → MKDYDKIILGLDPGTNVMGYGLIGVQKKKLLLINTGVIHLAKLENHQLKLKSIFEKVSFLVKEYLPDEVAVEAPFFGKNVQSMLKLGRAQGVAMAAVLTHDLPIVEYSPKKIKQSITGNGNASKEQVAAMLQSILNFKELPKYLDATDGLAAAVCHHFQGGAGEKKKSYSGWDAFLKDNPDRKK, encoded by the coding sequence ATGAAGGACTACGACAAAATAATTTTAGGCCTTGACCCTGGAACCAATGTAATGGGGTACGGATTGATAGGTGTTCAAAAGAAGAAACTGTTACTGATCAATACGGGAGTAATTCATTTGGCTAAACTCGAAAATCACCAACTCAAACTGAAGTCTATTTTTGAGAAAGTGAGCTTTTTAGTTAAGGAGTACCTCCCAGATGAGGTGGCAGTAGAAGCTCCGTTTTTTGGGAAGAACGTACAGTCAATGTTGAAGTTAGGTCGTGCGCAGGGAGTGGCGATGGCCGCAGTACTTACACATGACTTGCCCATAGTGGAATATTCGCCTAAAAAGATCAAGCAGAGCATAACGGGTAATGGTAACGCGAGTAAAGAACAGGTGGCAGCTATGCTTCAAAGCATCTTAAACTTTAAAGAGTTGCCGAAATACTTGGATGCCACAGATGGCTTGGCTGCGGCAGTTTGTCATCACTTTCAAGGTGGAGCAGGGGAGAAGAAAAAGTCTTACAGCGGCTGGGATGCCTTTTTGAAAGATAATCCAGACCGAAAAAAATAA
- a CDS encoding TolC family protein has translation MKKNRIIYGTIIVLLMTIVSCAPGIMRKTENTAMPDTYTGSEDTTNSATIKWRDFFKDEHLAALIDTALKNNQELNIVMQEIEILNYEVGARKGEYLPFVDVGTAVGAEKVGRYTSQGANDANTEIMPDKEFPEPLGDFYLGANMSWEIDVWKKLRNAKKAAFTRYLSSIEGRNFLITQLVAEIAENYYELLALDNQLEIVNSYIDIQQNALNTVKQQKLFAKVTELAVKKFEAELLKTKSLQFTIQQSIVEAENRINFLIGRFPQPIARSSNQFLDLKWDSIYTGIPSQLLANRPDIRQAELELVASKIDVDVARAAFYPSIRITAGLGYQAFNPKYLITTPESLLFNLAGDLVAPVINRNAIKAAYFTSNAKQTQAVYAYERSILNAHIEVINQLSKINNYGSSYALREQQVEVLTESVTIAGSLFKSARADYMEVLLTQRDALESKMELVETKQEQMHAIVNLYKALGGGWR, from the coding sequence ATGAAGAAGAATAGAATCATATATGGAACGATTATCGTCCTGTTGATGACGATTGTCTCGTGTGCACCAGGCATTATGCGTAAAACGGAGAATACGGCAATGCCTGACACGTATACAGGTTCTGAGGATACTACGAATAGTGCCACGATAAAATGGCGGGATTTCTTTAAGGATGAACATCTTGCTGCACTAATCGATACCGCTTTAAAGAACAATCAGGAGTTGAACATTGTAATGCAAGAAATTGAGATCCTGAACTATGAGGTGGGGGCCCGCAAGGGAGAATACCTTCCCTTTGTAGATGTTGGAACGGCAGTTGGTGCAGAAAAAGTAGGTAGATACACGAGTCAGGGAGCCAATGACGCCAATACTGAGATCATGCCAGACAAGGAATTTCCAGAACCCCTGGGCGACTTCTACCTAGGAGCAAACATGTCTTGGGAGATTGATGTTTGGAAAAAACTTCGGAATGCAAAGAAAGCTGCCTTTACGAGGTATCTTTCCAGTATTGAAGGAAGAAACTTTCTGATCACACAACTGGTGGCTGAAATTGCGGAGAATTATTACGAGTTACTTGCTTTGGATAACCAGTTAGAAATCGTAAACAGTTACATCGATATTCAGCAAAACGCTTTGAATACCGTTAAACAACAGAAGCTCTTTGCTAAGGTAACCGAGCTTGCGGTTAAAAAGTTTGAAGCTGAATTATTGAAAACCAAAAGTTTACAGTTTACCATTCAGCAGTCTATTGTGGAAGCCGAGAACAGGATCAACTTTTTGATTGGGCGATTTCCGCAACCCATTGCGCGCAGTTCCAACCAATTTTTAGATTTGAAATGGGATAGTATCTATACAGGAATTCCTTCACAACTTTTAGCGAACAGACCAGACATTCGTCAGGCAGAACTTGAGTTGGTTGCCTCAAAAATAGATGTGGATGTTGCCAGAGCAGCTTTCTACCCTTCTATTCGGATCACTGCAGGACTTGGTTACCAAGCTTTTAATCCGAAGTACCTCATCACTACGCCAGAGTCATTACTATTTAATTTAGCTGGTGATCTGGTAGCCCCCGTGATCAATCGAAATGCGATTAAGGCAGCTTACTTTACCTCAAACGCCAAGCAAACACAAGCCGTGTATGCATATGAGCGAAGCATCTTAAACGCCCATATTGAGGTGATCAACCAACTCAGTAAGATCAATAATTACGGTTCGAGTTATGCCTTGCGCGAGCAGCAAGTGGAAGTACTCACTGAATCCGTGACTATTGCTGGAAGCCTATTTAAGTCGGCTCGTGCTGACTATATGGAGGTTTTGCTCACCCAGCGAGATGCGCTTGAATCAAAAATGGAACTCGTAGAGACCAAACAAGAACAGATGCATGCCATCGTGAACTTATACAAAGCGCTAGGAGGAGGATGGAGATAA